In Photobacterium sp. TLY01, the following proteins share a genomic window:
- a CDS encoding 2OG-Fe dioxygenase family protein, with protein MNVSLDRTFQLTQLSGQAINELSPSFDHLPKTGHADGEYRLRRYSIVKATANGVLHMPPRAFVQSDDINHFQGNVSRTFEPLEDKILFSAGMREMCEVFKRANALSDDQEIEIHQIRIATLEGETQVAPEGVHQDGFNHIAVIGIGRENIEGGEFLVYKNKNELPFLSMALEQGEVAILADDQLWHNARPIKAVKKDKKGYMDLFVLTARETQYAV; from the coding sequence ATGAATGTTTCACTGGATCGTACTTTTCAACTCACACAACTGAGCGGACAGGCTATCAATGAGCTTTCCCCTTCGTTTGACCATTTACCCAAAACCGGGCATGCAGATGGCGAGTATCGTCTGCGCCGCTATTCCATTGTGAAAGCGACCGCCAATGGTGTACTGCACATGCCACCCAGAGCTTTTGTGCAATCTGACGACATTAACCATTTTCAGGGTAATGTCAGCCGCACTTTTGAGCCTTTGGAGGACAAGATACTCTTTAGTGCCGGGATGCGTGAAATGTGTGAAGTGTTCAAACGCGCCAATGCCTTATCAGATGATCAGGAAATTGAAATTCATCAGATCCGTATTGCTACGCTGGAAGGCGAGACTCAGGTGGCGCCTGAAGGGGTTCATCAGGATGGTTTTAATCACATTGCGGTGATTGGGATTGGGCGTGAAAACATCGAGGGTGGGGAGTTTCTGGTCTACAAGAATAAGAATGAACTGCCTTTTCTGAGTATGGCGCTAGAGCAGGGTGAGGTCGCGATTCTGGCCGACGATCAGCTCTGGCATAACGCGCGGCCCATCAAAGCGGTGAAGAAAGATAAAAAAGGCTATATGGACCTCTTTGTTCTGACAGCCCGGGAGACGCAGTATGCAGTTTGA
- a CDS encoding cysteine desulfurase-like protein produces MQFDVSSVRQQFPALAQQINDAPVYFFDGPGGAQVPASVLQAMTDYLGRYNANLGGSFFSSEVTVSLMAKARQSVQALLNAPSPDNIVFGPNMTSLTFQLSRAISRDWKQGDEVIVTSLDHYSNVSSWQQAADDKGVLVRQVRVNQADCTLDYEHFESLLNNKTRLVAVTYASNTTGSLVDIARIVKAAHSVGAQVYVDAVHYAPHKLVDVQALGCDFLACSAYKFFGPHVGIVYVAPQWLQTLKPYKVEPATDLGPGRFETGTQNFEGLAGVVAAIDYLAQWGDPQDSFRKRLAASYTQYQSHEESLSQYFLSWVRKFSNVTLLGIEDDKRLAERTPTFALRIDNVPPSDIASHLGQQNMCVWNGHFYALGLCRQLGVLESGGVVRIGFMHYNTQAEIDRLFEALTPFLNPVSE; encoded by the coding sequence ATGCAGTTTGATGTTTCGAGTGTTCGTCAGCAGTTTCCTGCACTGGCTCAACAGATAAATGATGCACCTGTGTATTTCTTTGACGGACCGGGTGGAGCACAGGTGCCTGCCAGTGTTTTACAGGCCATGACGGATTATCTTGGTCGATATAATGCCAATCTGGGCGGTTCGTTTTTCTCTAGCGAGGTGACAGTGTCACTCATGGCAAAGGCGCGTCAGTCTGTTCAGGCATTACTGAATGCGCCGTCGCCCGACAATATTGTTTTTGGTCCGAATATGACCTCACTGACTTTTCAGCTCAGCCGTGCTATTTCACGTGACTGGAAGCAAGGTGACGAAGTGATTGTGACGTCCCTGGATCATTATTCGAACGTGTCTAGCTGGCAGCAAGCGGCGGATGACAAAGGGGTACTGGTTCGTCAGGTTCGGGTGAATCAAGCCGACTGCACGTTAGACTACGAGCACTTTGAATCTTTGCTGAATAATAAAACGCGGTTGGTGGCCGTCACATACGCGTCGAATACAACTGGCTCGCTGGTGGACATTGCGCGCATTGTTAAAGCTGCGCACAGTGTTGGCGCGCAAGTCTATGTTGATGCAGTGCACTATGCCCCGCACAAGCTGGTAGACGTGCAGGCACTGGGCTGTGATTTTCTGGCGTGTTCAGCTTATAAGTTCTTTGGTCCGCATGTGGGAATCGTTTATGTGGCACCTCAGTGGCTGCAGACGTTGAAGCCGTATAAAGTTGAACCTGCGACCGATCTCGGTCCGGGACGTTTTGAAACGGGAACCCAGAACTTTGAGGGGTTGGCCGGTGTCGTGGCTGCCATTGACTATCTGGCACAGTGGGGCGATCCGCAAGACAGCTTCCGCAAGCGTCTGGCAGCCAGTTACACTCAGTACCAGTCTCATGAAGAATCGCTGAGCCAGTATTTTTTGAGCTGGGTCAGGAAATTCAGCAATGTGACTTTGCTGGGTATCGAGGATGATAAACGGCTCGCAGAACGTACCCCGACTTTTGCACTACGTATTGATAATGTACCGCCGTCGGATATAGCCTCCCACCTGGGTCAACAGAATATGTGCGTCTGGAACGGTCACTTTTATGCGTTAGGCTTGTGCCGGCAGTTAGGAGTGCTTGAAAGTGGTGGCGTCGTCCGAATTGGTTTCATGCACTACAATACTCAAGCAGAAATTGATCGACTTTTTGAAGCGTTAACGCCGTTTTTGAACCCTGTTTCTGAATAA